The following are encoded together in the Streptomyces sp. NBC_00358 genome:
- a CDS encoding RICIN domain-containing protein has protein sequence MSRTSRLARTRRVLTPPPVTTPTPTPVTAPAPAPDTRAGATSPAVVAGLHRARALAALVAFSLASGAALFTAPAAQAAPTAATTLVVNADQTLRPVTHVASGSLYGLADASTPADGLVTPLKPNTFVQMAPGGSQLPNGEPAPGGDALKVASKAARAGAGVVVRMPDWYPNFPYKWVSWSNWLSAVDTQIASVKSSSATNIRAYELWNEPDWTWDTTNAGTFEAGWTRTYKEVRAKDATTPIQGPSHSAWNQSWMSTFLTAAKAAGTVPDIIAWHELQGSQDIAAHVAAYRSLESGLGITARPIAIEEYGTPTEAGVPGSLVGYVAKFERAGVHDAELAFWNHYGTLGDTLTDTGGSPNGSYWLYKWYGDMSGSMVPTTPPAQTGIDGAASRTGDGRQISVVFGGGTGSTAVTVKGLGSLSAFGSTVHAKLEYTPSKGRTTAVAAPYTISEADYAVSNGSVTVPVAMNASDGYHLVLTPSGSSTSLAGTYQITNKNSALALDTQNAGTAQGTAVVQATSSTAAGQSSWNLSSAGSGLYKITGKASGLLLGISNASTAAGGTALIWGDNGTADHLWQLIPAGDGYYKIANYNSGLLLGVNGMSTSTGAQVLQWDDNGTADHLWKLTSR, from the coding sequence ATGAGCCGCACGAGCCGCTTAGCCCGGACCCGACGAGTCCTCACACCCCCACCGGTCACCACACCCACACCCACACCCGTCACCGCACCCGCACCCGCACCGGACACCAGAGCCGGAGCCACCTCCCCGGCCGTCGTCGCCGGACTCCATCGGGCCCGTGCGCTCGCCGCCCTGGTGGCGTTCTCCCTGGCCTCCGGCGCCGCCCTGTTCACCGCACCCGCCGCCCAGGCGGCCCCCACCGCGGCCACCACCCTGGTGGTGAACGCCGACCAGACCCTCCGTCCGGTCACCCACGTGGCGAGCGGCAGCCTGTACGGCCTCGCCGACGCGAGCACCCCGGCCGACGGTCTGGTCACCCCGCTCAAGCCGAACACCTTCGTGCAGATGGCACCGGGCGGTTCCCAGCTCCCCAACGGCGAACCCGCCCCCGGGGGCGACGCGCTGAAGGTGGCGTCCAAGGCGGCGCGGGCCGGCGCCGGGGTCGTCGTCCGCATGCCGGACTGGTATCCGAACTTCCCCTACAAGTGGGTGAGCTGGAGCAACTGGCTGTCGGCCGTGGACACGCAGATCGCGTCGGTCAAGTCCTCCTCCGCCACGAACATCCGCGCCTACGAGCTGTGGAACGAACCCGACTGGACCTGGGACACCACGAACGCCGGTACGTTCGAGGCGGGTTGGACGCGCACCTACAAGGAGGTCCGCGCCAAGGACGCCACCACCCCGATCCAGGGTCCCAGCCACTCGGCGTGGAACCAGAGCTGGATGAGCACGTTCCTCACGGCCGCCAAGGCCGCCGGCACCGTGCCCGACATCATCGCCTGGCACGAACTCCAGGGCTCCCAGGACATCGCGGCACACGTCGCCGCGTACCGCTCCCTGGAAAGCGGCCTGGGCATCACCGCGCGGCCGATCGCCATCGAGGAGTACGGGACGCCCACCGAGGCGGGTGTGCCGGGTTCGCTCGTCGGTTATGTCGCCAAGTTCGAGCGGGCCGGCGTCCACGACGCCGAACTCGCCTTCTGGAACCACTACGGCACCCTCGGCGACACCCTCACCGACACCGGCGGATCGCCCAACGGCTCGTACTGGCTCTACAAGTGGTACGGCGACATGTCCGGTTCCATGGTCCCCACCACGCCCCCGGCGCAGACGGGCATCGACGGGGCCGCGTCCCGCACCGGGGACGGCCGGCAGATCAGCGTCGTCTTCGGCGGCGGCACCGGTTCGACCGCCGTGACGGTCAAGGGCCTCGGCTCCCTGTCCGCCTTCGGCAGCACCGTGCACGCCAAGCTGGAGTACACCCCGTCCAAGGGCCGCACCACGGCCGTGGCGGCCCCGTACACGATCTCGGAGGCCGACTACGCGGTCTCGAACGGGTCCGTCACCGTGCCCGTGGCCATGAACGCCTCGGACGGCTACCACCTGGTCCTCACCCCGAGCGGCAGCTCCACCTCGCTCGCCGGGACCTACCAGATCACCAACAAGAACAGCGCCCTCGCCCTGGACACCCAGAACGCGGGCACGGCCCAGGGCACCGCGGTCGTCCAGGCCACGTCCTCCACCGCCGCCGGCCAGTCGTCGTGGAACCTCTCCTCCGCCGGCTCCGGCCTCTACAAAATCACCGGCAAGGCGAGCGGCCTGCTGCTCGGCATCTCGAACGCGAGCACGGCGGCCGGCGGCACGGCGCTGATCTGGGGCGACAACGGCACGGCCGACCACCTGTGGCAGTTGATCCCCGCCGGTGACGGCTACTACAAGATCGCCAACTACAACAGCGGTCTGCTGCTCGGCGTGAACGGCATGAGCACCTCCACCGGCGCCCAGGTCCTCCAGTGGGACGACAACGGCACCGCCGACCACCTGTGGAAACTGACCTCGCGCTGA
- a CDS encoding adenylosuccinate synthase, which yields MPALVLLGAQWGDEGKGKATDLLGGSVDYVVRYQGGNNAGHTVVVGDQKYALHLLPSGILTPECTPVIGNGVVIDPSVLFSELNGLNERGVDTSKLLISGNAHIITPYNVTVDKVTERFLGKRKIGTTGRGIGPTYADKINRVGIRIQDLYDESILVQKVEAALEVKNQLLTKLYNRRAIEASQVVEELLSYADRLKPYVADTVLILNEALEQDKVVLFEGGQGTLLDIDHGTYPFVTSSNPTAGGACTGAGVGPTKISRVIGILKAYTTRVGSGPFPTELLDADGEALRRIGGERGVTTGRDRRCGWFDAVIARYATRVNGLTDFFLTKLDVLTGWEEIPVCVAYEIDGKRVEELPYSQTDFHHAKPIYENLPGWSEDITKAKTFADLPKNAQDYVKALEEMSGAPISAIGVGPGRTETIEINSFI from the coding sequence GTGCCCGCACTTGTGCTGCTCGGTGCTCAGTGGGGTGACGAAGGCAAGGGAAAGGCCACCGACCTGCTCGGTGGATCCGTGGACTATGTGGTTCGCTACCAGGGCGGTAACAACGCCGGCCATACGGTAGTCGTGGGCGACCAGAAATACGCTCTCCACCTCCTCCCTTCCGGAATCCTCACGCCGGAGTGCACTCCGGTGATCGGCAACGGAGTCGTCATCGACCCGTCCGTCCTGTTCTCCGAGCTGAACGGACTGAACGAGCGCGGCGTCGACACTTCCAAGCTGCTGATCAGCGGAAACGCTCATATCATCACGCCTTACAACGTCACTGTCGACAAGGTGACGGAACGCTTCCTCGGAAAGCGGAAGATCGGGACCACCGGACGCGGCATCGGTCCGACCTACGCGGACAAGATCAACCGCGTCGGCATCCGCATCCAGGACCTCTACGACGAGTCGATCCTCGTCCAGAAGGTCGAGGCGGCGCTGGAGGTCAAGAACCAGCTGCTCACCAAGCTCTACAACCGGCGCGCCATCGAGGCGAGCCAGGTCGTCGAGGAGCTGCTGAGCTACGCGGACCGGCTCAAGCCGTACGTCGCGGACACCGTCCTGATCCTCAACGAGGCGCTGGAGCAGGACAAGGTCGTGCTCTTCGAGGGCGGCCAGGGCACGCTGCTGGACATCGACCACGGCACGTATCCGTTCGTTACGTCGTCCAACCCGACCGCGGGCGGCGCCTGCACGGGCGCCGGTGTCGGCCCGACCAAGATCAGCCGGGTCATCGGCATCCTCAAGGCGTACACGACCCGTGTCGGCTCGGGCCCGTTCCCGACCGAGCTCCTCGACGCCGACGGCGAGGCGCTGCGGCGCATCGGCGGCGAGCGTGGTGTGACGACCGGCCGTGACCGGCGCTGTGGCTGGTTCGACGCGGTCATCGCCCGCTACGCGACCCGCGTGAACGGTCTGACCGACTTCTTCCTCACCAAGCTGGACGTCCTGACCGGCTGGGAGGAGATCCCGGTCTGCGTGGCGTACGAGATCGACGGCAAGCGCGTCGAGGAACTCCCGTACTCCCAGACCGACTTCCACCACGCGAAGCCGATCTACGAGAACCTCCCCGGCTGGTCCGAGGACATCACCAAGGCGAAGACCTTCGCGGATCTCCCGAAGAACGCGCAGGACTACGTGAAGGCGCTGGAGGAGATGTCGGGCGCGCCGATCTCCGCGATCGGCGTCGGCCCGGGCCGCACCGAGACGATCGAGATCAACTCGTTCATCTAG
- a CDS encoding diacylglycerol kinase family protein, with protein MTEVAASDQLLVVIDPVARRTDGESVRIAKDVLSAGAATKVCLPEGPEEFARALIRRGARRPVVIGDDGALLRAVSLLHRRRELATCALSFVPVGGGLALSRSLGVPMGAVAAARAVLDGAERRLDLLVDDSDGVVLGALRIPSLPSRPPAPVHVGAPGEAGAHPWLRTCQSLVRTFATRPSRLASTPGLGPSRLRIEVDGVCVVDLDQPVEAVSVTPGGSGTGAEIEVRAVSVGAESSPLRLLGHKVTVSGADFRYRADSVVSGPVRTRTWTVRESAWGLTLPTPH; from the coding sequence ATGACCGAGGTGGCGGCTTCCGACCAGCTCCTGGTGGTCATCGACCCGGTCGCCCGACGGACCGACGGCGAGTCCGTACGGATCGCGAAAGACGTGCTCAGCGCGGGTGCGGCGACGAAAGTGTGCCTTCCGGAGGGGCCCGAGGAATTCGCCCGGGCGCTGATCCGACGGGGTGCTCGCCGCCCTGTCGTCATCGGTGACGACGGGGCCCTGCTGCGGGCGGTGTCCCTGCTGCACCGGCGGCGGGAACTGGCCACGTGCGCGCTGTCCTTCGTACCCGTGGGCGGTGGTCTGGCGCTGTCCCGTTCGCTCGGGGTGCCGATGGGGGCCGTCGCGGCGGCCAGGGCGGTCCTCGACGGGGCCGAGCGACGCCTCGACCTGCTCGTGGACGACAGTGACGGCGTGGTGCTCGGCGCGCTGCGCATCCCGTCGCTGCCCTCCCGGCCGCCCGCTCCGGTGCACGTGGGAGCCCCCGGAGAGGCCGGGGCGCACCCCTGGCTCCGCACCTGCCAGTCCCTCGTGCGGACCTTCGCCACCCGTCCGTCCCGGCTCGCCTCCACACCCGGACTCGGGCCCTCCCGGCTGCGGATCGAGGTCGACGGGGTGTGCGTGGTGGATCTGGACCAGCCCGTGGAGGCCGTGTCCGTGACGCCGGGCGGATCGGGAACCGGAGCCGAGATCGAGGTCCGCGCGGTGTCCGTGGGGGCCGAGTCCTCGCCCCTGCGGCTGCTGGGCCACAAAGTCACCGTCTCCGGCGCCGACTTCCGCTACCGCGCGGACTCCGTGGTGAGCGGCCCGGTCCGCACCCGGACCTGGACGGTACGCGAATCGGCCTGGGGCCTGACC